The Juglans regia cultivar Chandler chromosome 16, Walnut 2.0, whole genome shotgun sequence nucleotide sequence GAGAAAGATAAGAGTGAACATTCTCACCACCCTGAAGTAATATTAATGTCCCCAATTTAAATAGTTTTCTTCACATCCTCTTGAAAGGTTTCGTTCTTAAACTGTTCAACCAATGAGAAATGGAATATCTCTGTGAAGGGCTTACAAAATAAGAATGGCCAATGATGTCTTTTTGACAATTCAGATCTGCATGCATGTGGGGTTTGGGTGCAAAACAGACAGCTAGCTGTATGCATAAAAAAAGAGGAGGGACTGTGGCATTTTTTTAGTATGCCCGGTCGTGATATGATATTGAACAATTGAATTATTCTCTCTTTAAAAATGCCTCATCAATGTGTTGGTGGAGTATGGTAGAGATCTTGTTGGTTCTATAATGAATTAGGTAGTGTTCTTTCCCTATCAGCTCTGCAAGAAACCTTCAACAATCTTTCTCACCAAACAATGTTCTCTAGTTGGGTTTTAATTCATCCTGCTTGACATAAATTGAAGACAAGGGAAACGTGGAAGAAATGATGGATACAAAGAAAGAGCTCTATAAGAATCTGGGACCAGAGGAGAGTCCATTTTTCAGGCTCTATCCACTGTGTTGGGGCATTGAATCGGCAGTGTGTAATGGTCCATAGTGCCCCACATAGGTAGGGCAGCCGAAGAATTAGGTAAAGGTTTTTAGGACAACCCTACAAGCTTGGTTCCGTACCTAAGCACACAATATTCACGAGCTGCTGCATGTTCTGCCTATCACTATGCATTTCAGATCACTGAGCCTAACCAACCACGTTTTATGAcgattttcattctttttgccACATTTTGAAGTTTTGATTCATATATATGTGGATTCTtaacgtgtgtgtgtgtgttttttttttccttttttgctcATATTTTAGGGAAGATCGGTTAAGATAAGTTCATTATGCTAACAACTGGCAGTAAAGCGACCTCACCGATCGTGACGATTAGTGCCCCATGCGATTGAAACAAGAGAGAGTATATAGAGAGTAGAGGCACGTACGATTAATTAATATTCCTATTCATATGATCTTTCTTGTCCATTGTTTCCCCAAGtagtttttattatatataaatttcaacaTCAAACACATTACTTTTTCCTAACTTTGATGACAagtgttgtttatttattgatgTTTTGAAAGCAAAGTAAGCGTGCAACGTGCACGTCCTTAGATGCAAGGATGGTAAGGAAAGGGTTAAATAATggaatatgtattatatattacacTCTTTCTAATTACTCCAATTCACTATGTTGGTGTGGTATTATCTATTGTTTAGAAAATGAGAATTGACCGAATACATAGTACTTGATGGGGGTAATGGCATTAAAAACACAGTTTAACATTCGAATTAGGATAGAATAATTAActtgcctcgtttgtttttgcaaatgaggtgaaatgagttgagattaaagttaaaagttgaataaaatattattaaaatatattttttaatattatttttattttaaaatttaaaaaagtagaattgtttattatattttgtgcgagaatttgaaaaaattataatgactaAATGAGATGTGTTGAAAGGAATTGTGAAAAACAAACTAGGcttgttatatataatacatgatcactcaattaaattttacaagtgGCCATGCGTCTCCCTCTTTGAAAACTTATGCCCGTGATCCAAAGCTCTTACATCCACTTGATCTtcatgatgagagagagagagagggggggggagAATCCAtattgtggtggtggtggtgggtaACAAATAGCACCACACATTGGAGAGAGATAACAACAAAAAGATGAATCAACCTCTCCATCCCTAACCCTACTATTGCGGCTGAAACTTACACCACAAGGTTggcagaaaagaaagaaaagaaaagaggaaggtGAACCAAAGCCCacatacaacaacaacaaccacACTCACTATCGATCTATCTTTTCCCTAGATCTCCCCTTTTCTTTCATCATCCAGCTCCCTTACCCCAACCTCCAACTCTTCTAGAAACACCccgtcccccccccccccccagcctctctctctctctctctcatacatgATAGTCTACCAATAGAATAAAGATCCACAACTACCATCCCTATACTAAAGCACAGGTATAGATATATAAACCATGCATTGGGACAATCCTTTCCTTATATCATGTCCACTGCAACTAACCAACCAAAACTGACAAGATTAGATATTTCCTTGGTACCATAACATGAATCCAACTCATTAGATTCGTCTCCTGAATTTTTTTAAGGTGTGCTATCTGAGTGATGGCAGATAATCTACAAACCATAAATATCTAAAAACAAAGGAGTGAAGTGAAATCTTCATATTTAGCTGTAAGGAACAAGGGTTAATtggccaagaaaagaaaaagtagggTACACCTTTACTTTAAAAACCCTAAATATGGGTGCTAGTTCCaacaacatgataaaatataagttgTACATATATTATGGTACATGTTCATGTCCAGTACTGAGTTAGAGAAGCTCATGAGATAAAACTAGCATAATTTTTCTGAAGCTGTCCAGagacagaaaaaggaaaaggccGGCCAGCTGATATCACACACCTTGTCTTGCCCATACTTTAATATACCTTACTTTACACCTACCCGAAGGTAACCTATATTAATTTTCctttaacttattatatatatgatgatgctAATGTATATTATCAAGAGAGAGGGCCACCAGCCACTCCCTCTAACCTGTCTCACCAACTCACATGATCTAGAAGCAATTAGGGTCacttctctcactctcactctctctctctctctctgtgaataAAATAGCTCACATATAATAAAGCCATGCTGAGCTCCCTGCATAAAGCGCGTGCCTAGAGAAGCAGGAAAAATATAACTCCATTTTTGTAAATCCAAGCAGCACTAGTACTACTTCTACTCGATCGGTAATTGATCCACTCAAATGGGAAGGTCTCCTTGCTGTGAGAAAGCTCACACAAATAAAGGAGCATGGaccaaagaagaagatgatcgtCTTATCGCATATATCCGAGCTCACGGCGAGGGGTGCTGGCGCTCACTCCCTAAAGCCGCTGGCCTTCTCCGATGTGGCAAAAGTTGCCGGCTCCGCTGGATTAACTATCTCCGTCCCGACCTCAAACGTGGCAACTTcactgaagaagaagacgagCTCATCATCAAACTCCATAACCTTCTTGGCAACAAGTGAGTCTTAACATATTCAATCAGCTTACACATGCATGTGTCTAATAtcataggaaaaaaatttagattttttttttctttataaaatgttaattattAGCATCAATGAGGTTTCTTGAATTTTGCTGTAGGTGGTCCCTGATAGCAGGGAGATTACCAGGGAGAACAGATAATGAGATAAAGAACTACTGGAACACCCATATAAGAAGAAAACTTCTGAACAGAGGAATTGACCCTGCAACTCACAGGCCAATCAACGAGGCTGCTCAGGATGAAACCACCATATCTTTTGCTGCCTCTGCagtcaaagaagaagaaaaaagtggGGTTGGGGAGAAAGACACAAAAAGATCAGTAGTACTTCAAGAACGGTGTCCGGACTTGAACCTTGAGCTTACGATTAGCCCTCCTTACCAAAACCAGAATGAACCATTGAAGAAGACTGGTAGTCTATGTTTTGCTTGCAGCTCGGGATTGCAGAATGGTAAGGATTGCAGTTGCAGGATTTCTAGTATTGGTAGCAGTACCAGTGGTAGCAGTACTGCTCCTGGTTATGATTTCTTGGGGATGAAAAGCGCAGTGTTGGACTACAGAAGCTTGGAAACGAAATGAGATGGAACTTGGTTTGAATTATTTAACTCAACAGATTGGAGTGAAACTACATGTCTAGCTTTCTCTCTTCtctaatttgtataattagtaATGAATAGTGATCATACAGTACCATTATATATTACATGAGTTGAACATTATTGGTGAATGTTTTCCACTTATTGGAATCATCATGTACGttcgttgattttttttttttttaaaaaaaaaaaatttcgaaagGCTTTGTTTCCATCTGTAGGTttaatatttttcccttttcccttttatttttccaGTCAAAAGTTGGAGTTTTTCAGGCCCCTTCCAGACCATGCAGCTTCAAAAGGGTGATGTAATTGTTTGTTGCTACTTACTACTAGTCTACGATCGAGCAGGTAGAGATGAAGAGTTTTTAACAATCTAAGAACGGGCTCTTCAGTGGGAGAGAGggatggattttatttattttatatatattttttgaaatacaaGACGTTCGATCTTATCCCCTTTTAGAAAGATTAATATGGTACGTccaaatttacatgaaaaacaTATATGTTTCTCTTTGATATATAGTATGATCAATCTTTTGatcagattttatttttgatgataataaattatcatatatgcATGGTTTTATTCATGTGATACATGGGATTCCACGGCTTCTTTCctagctttttttttatctgatctgtcgaaagaaaacaaaaacaaaaaagaacattTGATCAGATTCTTTAGGGTTTATCTTTTTGGAAAGACGGTtggattttataaatttgaaggTAATGGCATAATGTGGATAAGCAGTGAGAGGAGgagaaataaggggaagatGGAGTGGTGGGTAACCAATCTTttccaaattataataaaagCAGATCTAAGAATATAcggcacatatatataaatatatatatatatatatatatatatatatatttatatgaaaagtgTGAAGAAACTGGCAACTAATCTCCGTGCATGGTACCATCCCCTCTACCAACCTTCCAAGTCCTTAACATTAATTATCAAAGCGGCCATGAGCCAACAAATTAACCTTGTacttgcttatatatatatatatacatacatgtaaccctatatatatatattcttgagaatatatatgatcatgctGATCAACAACATgatgactagctagctagcttaattagttttattgatttgataaactttattttgatcCTAGTATAGTTTATTTAACGTAGTTATTTGAgataataatgattatttgtgacgagaattgatttattttatagtaaaaataactGACAGCAAATAAGcgtgtatattaattttttttatacaataaatggacagatatattaaataattcagtCCATTATTCGGTATTCCTTTCACAAGAGGTTACAAACAGCTAGCCCAGAAGAATTGAGGATTGCAGGCCAAGAGataacaaagggaaaaaaagttatgaataatttgaaagtttgcttagaaaaattatataaaactcAAATTATTATAGCCTAGAATTAAAaatttgcatgcatgttttaatcCAGAAAcgcaagtatatatatagtatatagctTTCAAACATAGTTAATTTCTACAATTAATAAATGGAAATTATGGAACTATATATTCAAAATGGCTGGGCTCAGAAAGATCACCAtgagtgaaaagaaaatatcCCAGAGATATATGGGCATGGGCATGGGCATGGGCAAAAGGACAAGGATCGAGCGAGCTCATGTGATGTATATATCAATGGCCAATGGCTCTTCCCACGTATATTAAAAAAGAGGTACTTTTCATCCCCTTTACCATTTTCAAAGGTGTTAGGTAGAGCATTAGAAGATTCTATAAGATATTTTCCCTATCTTTCGACTAAAAGATAgaagatttaaatattttttatgatcgtaaataataattaactcattttaatataaaataatcattttaatcttaaataattggTCACGTTTATCCTGATTTTTAATAGCTTCAACTTTCACCAACATCACATGCACGAGCTTAATGGTGGGTCCTAGTCTCGGTTTCTTCGATCTGGATTCCTACAATAGCCAAGGGATCTTAATTATTAGAGGGTTCAAATTCCCAattatatgagtaatattacacAACTTTTCAGTTTTTACACactacatttttataaaatttttaatatttttttgaatttattctttttaaattaattcaatttttctattcattattcatatattaaatatttaataaaataataaaataataaaaattagaaaaactaTAATGTGTGAAGGTTGTGTGAATATtaagaggttgtgtagatttattattattatatatgaaaaattaatgtgCACGGATTATTGTAACCTGCCGGGCATCCAAAGCCGCAGTACTCCTTAATTTGTTGAACCCCATTttaatatagagaaatgataattacagtcGTGAGAATGCAAGCGCcatgcaatcactttaaaaaaaatgaatagatacGAAATtcatatgaaagaaaattaattttttaataatagaccgtattctttttcaaaataactgtacgatatttacacattttacatctatatataatattattctttaatacATATatgggattttaatattataggattattatactatatggggACTGTCCAGTGAGGGATGGAATTGGAACATTTACTATatagaaaggaaaatatatatatatatatatatatatatatataaagttttttgGGGGAAAAACGAAGTTTTATACtgtcttataaaaaatatctggaatatttatttttaacatttcttgaaattttgGCCCACCCCTTTGAGCAGGGTAGGAACTTCGTTTGGTGAGGGAGTAGATATAATTGATAAGAGGAAAGAAACCCAGAAGGATAAGATCATGGAAGATAAAAGCGGGTCATGTGTGGCTGTGATGTCTTTGAATCCGTTTGGGAATATTAttatcttcaaatatttttaatattttattttcaaatattacttaaatgtaaaatagttttaatttttaattttttttatctaatcaattaactaatcattataattttttcatattcttaaataaaatataaaaaataatactactttcttaaacttaaaaataatattaaaaaataatatttaaatacttttttaattttattatatttttatttaatttcttttagtttttaaaaatttaataaaaaatcttaattcaaataacTTGAGCGAGATAATTAAGTATAAATCCTTGATGTACTGTCGTTAGGTGATGCATCCTAAAGTTCTCCTCAGTCCTCCACCATAAGGGtcaatccctctctctctctctctctctcatggtaATTGTTGGACCCAGCAGTATTCTCACTAATAACCTGAACCTTCCCTGTCCTATCCTTTCCCAATACTGATTTTAGGATAACGATAGATTTAActcttctattattattatttttaatatatattttattatttttttaatatctttaattattaaaatttttttaaaaaagataaaattttattaataattatttttttaaccattaaataaataaaaaaattaaaaagagtaataGAATAAGAGTAGTGATAAGGCAATCAAGGGCAGCTGCCAGGTCAACACTTTacttatatttgtatttgtaagtaaaattaatattaacacGTTCGTTCAATATATTATTGACGTGAAAGTTTATCACTTTAACAAgcataagaaaatattacacCCATCTGTGTGGACAAATTGACCGTCATGATGTTATATGATGGGATTTTGATACAAAATCTTTAGCCGTTCACTGCGTTTATTATTCTGATCATCAGGAATGTATGAGCCGATCATTGGAATGAGATCACATGCTGTCTTCGTCTTCAATGAAGTGCATGGAGAGATTTTCTgtttaaaactgaaaaaaggaggaaatgtttttttttttattaaaattaaaaaagaaagtaagaaaATTTGTAGGTGAATAGTTTCCGtttaaatttaaagttgatctcaacttattttattttattttatttaatcattataatttttttaaaaaattttaaaatataataaataattcaattttatttaattttcaattttcatttcaattcacaatcttaaaaataaataaataaaaaattattctcatcaattaCTGTTTATCACTTTACactatatcttataaaaaaatatatctatattttataaaaaatactctaaaaaaattataaatatgaaacgTGAAATTGAACAGTGACCGATGCGTAACCatcttcaaaaataatattctaccaatGCGACTCCACGTGGGAAAAAACTATGATGAGAGCTTGACTGCTAACTAAATACAATGTTGGATAATTAATGCAAATCTACCCTAACAGTACTCATCATGAAGAATGCACCTCGCCACCAACTACTACATCTTCCATCTTAATGTTTCTTCTAAAGAAGCGTACATGcgtacattttataaaataaatttataaattatcgtaattttatatcatacatattttaaatttattttataattaaaataattttataatcagatataccacataaaataatattagtttataaatttactttttaaaatcgttaaattattttttttggtcccgtttggttgttaaatttatttgagtttaaatttaaattaaatttaacatctaaacactcaactctcaaattattaaactcatgtCAATTCAAAACTGTGGAtcccacattttttttcaattcaatatttatttacacatgagatttgtaatatttttcaacttctcataaatatatcgatttaaattcatcttaatctCCAAACACATTTAATTAATAGCAGCAAGCTCACTTGGGTTAGCTTTCCTTAAACCTGTGAGCTGATCTTAAGGAAGATTTGGAGGAAACCACGTGTGTACTTGAGTTGAAAATTAACCATCTAATCTAAAGAGTAGTATGttatgttagatattttaaaatgtccaatccaaaaagaaaacccaattaAAAGGAGATGATCTCCAATTGCGGCTAGCTGCATGCCCTTGACTATTGTGTTTGATttcatgaaaaagaaagaaggcaaGTAGATCAAGTGACCAAATTAAGATCTTCTTCGCTATCAACAAAAACATTGAGGCATTCTACCTCGTCATGCTGCATTAGACTTCAACCAATACAAGAGCACATATAGTCACGCACGCTAGCTGGTTATGTTTGAAGATTTCAACGCACGTAAATTTCTTGAAGAATTATTGGAACAAGTGCAACGAATCATGAACAAACGTAACAGTTAGGGAAAGGCTGAGAAAAGTCTTGCTGATATATATATGGTGCTAATTAGTAAATTATATTCTGATTGGATTAATTAAATACGCAGTAGTCATAGCCATGCACGTCGTAGGATGAGATTTTAGGGTAATTTTCAAagactctttctttcttgcttgaGAAGTTTACTCTGTGATTGCTTCCTGCATTTCAGAAAAGTCAAGACAAAAAGCACATGCATTTAAAGAGCAGTTGAAGGCTTGAAGACAGGTAATTTAGCtattaattaagaatttcattCTGGTCCTCTTTTGTGACCACAATCTTAATTGGGTTGAACATTTGTTTGGTGGTTGCATTTTGTTTGTTGGAATAATGAAGAGCTAACCTGGAAATTAGGATGACCACTTCGACCCttttttagtatatattttaagtcACGGGCTAactgcttaatttttttttatgtgttctaGAAACTAGATGGGTTGGGTAGCAAATGAATACGACAGCAAACCTACCCTTGTGATGTTACATTTTGCTTTTGAATGTAATGCGCATCGACCCACAACATGGCACCACATAAAATGGGTGCAGATGTCACCAGGCTACTGCTTGCAAGTCCATCCTCGATacgataagatttgatttataaaaaaaaaattaaaattaaaacttcttATAAATTAAGGCTCCGATTGGTTTCTTGAATTGtattgagatcaactcagtttaatctaattttaagttgagaataacatttaaatatccaactctcaaatcattaaattcatttcaactcaaaatatttttacatgtagAACCTGtaatctaaactcatcttaagtagGTCTCATAAAATTTACTataccatcttaactcattactattcataaagaattcaactcaactaaatatctaaacgcaacctaaatcaTGTTAAGTATTGGCTAAAAGAGAAATCATAGGAGATGAATAATGACAATAAATTTTCTAAGATGGCTAGccttatgaagaaaaaaaagaaagaaacaacttGCGCCTTGCCAAACTTGATACCTTCCGGCAGTGTCAAGCAATTTGATAGAGATCGTATATTATTTGGGGCATCACTAGTTGGATTTTGATGTGAACAGATTGTAGGCCAATGATGAGAACTTGCCCCGGATGTTGGGTGAAAATTTCTAGCAGACACAACTTGAGCTAGACTTCTCTGGACTTTGGAGAGCGGCTTTGATAATTCCTAAACTGATGTTGTTTCTAGTGATTGGATACAACATCTATTTCATGTTTCAGATTCAAGAGTAGTATAGAAGCATAACAGGGTGTACCCCGACTATCCATTGGTTGGGAATTTTGTGTTTATGTAAATGCAATTTTACAGGACTGTCACTGCATGCTAGCCTTTGTGGtctcttccatttttcttttctaggcAATATATCTCGCTCACAGAATTAACTACTCTTCAGCATCTCCTAACTACTGTTCAACAATTTCACTAGACACTAGGCAGTGGGGTGGGGGGGAGAGATTTGAAGAGAAGTATCTAACTCAAGTCGTGATAAACCTAGAAATTAGATCTCAAGTTTACAGACAAAAGACAAATTCACCAGGAAGGTGCAGACGAAATATGAGAATGCAACAGAGCTGGGTCTCTTTTGCAGGGACTTTCTTTGCAGCCTCTGGCCCCTACTGCAGCCTTGGCCACTGCTGCTGCCTTCTCTGCTTCAATGTCAGCAAAAAATGGCATCAATTTCAGCTTCGTCGAGCTAGTGCAGTTCATGGTCCTTTATCAATTGTCATCGTGGCAGTTTCTATGTTCTTCCCTCCACCATATACAacctaattaataaaataaacaaaagagagaaaaaaaaaaaaaaaaaacaactaaaaactTTGTTTCGGAAAAGAAAAGAGTTAATGAGATATATTAGTACCCAACCTTGTACCATATGCCAAATCTATTCTTCCTCTATGCTAACCCGACAACAAAAATTCAGCACAATCTAATCAAATGGGTTGACCACCACGTAAGGAAGACTGGGTTGGTTTAAATTGCAAGCATCAAATATAACCTTTGCTTTGGAGTGACCAAAAGCATTCCTGTTTAATTTGCATTCTTGTTTTCATGGAAATGCACCTATTGTAAAAGGTGATAAATTTTCAAAGCCTCAATGCCCTTAGGATGATAGTGAGAGGGCTCAAATGCAAATGGTTCCCTATTTGTCGGTTGTGGCCCTGTGGGTAGTTTGAACTTTGATGTGTGCTTAAGTACGTATACAACCTGATATTGTTTATGTTGTTGGTATACTTGAGAGATACTTAAGTGATACTAGTTTGGCTCACTGGAAAGTTACAAAAAAAGTATTTAGGTATTTGCAAGGCACTAAAGATCTAGTGCTTACATATCGGTGATCTGACATTCTTAATGTAGTTGGATATTCTGATGCCGATTTTGTGGGTTGTTTAGATGACATGAGATCCACTTttggttatatttttatgatggcAAGACGAGCTGTTTCTTAGAAAAGTGTCAAACAGACACTTACAGCTTCCTCTCCACAATGGAGGCGGAGTATGTAGTTTGTTATGAGGCTACATGTCAGGCTATACGGTTGCAGAATTTTATCTTGGAGCTAGGTATTGTGAACACCATTTCAAGACTACTGAAGATATTTTGTGACAATTCTGCAGCAGTTGCTTTCTCTCGAAACACTAGGAGCTCTTCTTGCTCCTAGCatattgatattaagtatttgtTTGTTAGAGAGAAAAAAGCCGAGTCCTATATTTGTGTTAAGCATATTTCCATAGAGTATATGTTAGCTGATCCAATAACTAAAGGTTTAGCTCCAAAACTATTTCGAGAGCATGTGACTCATATGGGGTTGTTAGAGTCTTCTATTCTATTAGGTTAGTGGGAGATATATCTTTGTATTTATTGTGAGTACTTGGTTGCTACATTTTATTATgcatatattttgtgttaattatGAGATCTTTTGTGTTTGAAAGTGAGACACTATAAAATAATCTCGTTGGGCTTCATTTGAGAATCTAGCAATTACTTTTGTGTTGATATGTGTGTTGTACTTGCATATTATTTGTCTAGATATCATGATTGTAGGTACTTGTTTTATGTTGTGCATCCTATCGGTGTACTCATAACTTGTTACTTGCAAATGCACGTGATCCAAATTGTGTTCTTTGAATGCAAGTTCGTATTCAATTTATGTGTGGATGACTTTGTTGTCCAAGTAGGagtttgttgtatttttatGTGTGGACTAGTATAGTCATAATGGGTTGGGCTATTTAGTGAGTACTTAAGGAAGCCCTTACTCtcaccccatatatatatatatatatatatatatatgaagttggCCCATTAGACTCCATGAGAACCATTTCTGTGTCAGAAAGAGAAGAGAGTAAAAGTCTCCTCAATACACAAACACCAGATTATTTTGGGATACATGAAAGGGATGGCAAGCTCATATTCTAACCATAGAGGAGGTATGTTTTCTTCTGTTCATGAGTTTAAGCATAGACagacatgattttatttaaatgtttcaTCACCTTGTACAGAGTTTGAAACTCTTGTTTTATTAAGTAACATCCACAGCCAAATTAAACCGAGTTCAAGATGAAAGGCCAGTAATATTGGTTGTAGGGATCAGGATTGATAGCAGGTTATATCAATTGATTGAGCACTGGCACATTGTATGCAATGTCGATTCAAAATATGTAGCAGTCAAGAACAGTTATGCTCGGGTGCTTTTGGTATATACACAGGTAAAAAGTCCAGGATACATTCAGACGTGCGCACACAACTCATACACATGCACTCAATTGCAAGATAGGGGGAGTaacttgttgggaaaatcaACATAgcgaaagaaataaaaatggaaataaaagagtacacccactcactcagtgacaccaagaatttaatgtggttcggcaactgcctataTCCACAGAAAATagtttcactaataaataatggaacacaagaaaatattacagaggatgAGGATCACACttcactcaactcaactcaactctattcttttctctcagagttctctctcttttcttttcttcttgggtGTCTGAGGCTCTCGCTGGGAGCCTCAATTTATAGGCAAATATCAGTATTGCCTCACATATGAATGCATTTAATCTGCACTTTGCCTACTCCAACGATCTTCGAGGAACTGACGTTCCCCATCCTTACTGTACCAAAGATTCCTACTTTGTAtgtagtgaaaaattcactatGAGAAGTGGCGTGATATAATGCTGTtgtgtctaccacccactcaacatcGTGGCTTGCAACATGCAG carries:
- the LOC109006592 gene encoding myb-related protein 308-like, producing MGRSPCCEKAHTNKGAWTKEEDDRLIAYIRAHGEGCWRSLPKAAGLLRCGKSCRLRWINYLRPDLKRGNFTEEEDELIIKLHNLLGNKWSLIAGRLPGRTDNEIKNYWNTHIRRKLLNRGIDPATHRPINEAAQDETTISFAASAVKEEEKSGVGEKDTKRSVVLQERCPDLNLELTISPPYQNQNEPLKKTGSLCFACSSGLQNGKDCSCRISSIGSSTSGSSTAPGYDFLGMKSAVLDYRSLETK